The DNA sequence GTCACCGATGCGGCCGGCAAACATGTGGTGCGTTTCGGCCAGGATTATCCGTTCCACCATGTCTTCCGCGAACGGGAGGTGATGACCGCGCGGGCGGCTCACGCGGCGGGCTTCGCACCGGCGGTCCGTTACGCCGAACCGGGGATCATGGTGACGGCGTTTCTTGGCGCCAGAACCTATCTGGCCGAGGACGTGCGCGCCAATCTCGGCCGCGTCGCGACGCTGATGCGCGGCTTTCACCGCGAGATGCCCAACCATATCTCCGGCGCCGGCTTCATGTTCTGGGTGTTCCACGTCATCCGCGACTATGCACGCACGCTGGACGAGGGCAACAGCCGCAAGCGCGGTGACCTGCCGCGCTTTCTGGTGTTGGCCGACGAACTGGAGCGCGCCCAGAAATTGCTGCCGATCGTCTTTGGCCACAATGATCTTTTGCCGGCCAACATTCTGGACGACGGCGGCAGGCTTTGGCTGATCGATTTCGAATATGCCGGCTTCAATACGGCGATGTTCGACCTTGCCGGCGTCGCCTCGAACGCGGGCATGAGCGATGAGGAATCCTTCGCCTTCCTGACCGCCTATTTCATGAAGGAACCGGACGAGGCGATCCGCCGCTCGCACGCCGCCATGCAATGTGCCTCGCTGCTGCGCGAGGCGATGTGGAGCATGGTGTCGGAGCTCTATCTCGACGCCCCCGGGATCGATTACGTCGCCTACACCGAGGAAAACCTGGCGCGGCTCGACGCGGCGCTGGAAAACTACCGGATAAAATACGGGATCCTGAAATCATGACCTTGCCTAGCCAGGCCGAGATCGTCGTCATCGGCGGCGGCATCATCGGCTGTTCGACGGCCTATCATCTGGCGCGTGACCACAAGGCCGACGTGGTGCTGCTCGAACAGGGCAAGCTGACCTCGGGCTCGACCTGGCATGCAGCCGGCCTGGTCGGCCAATTGCGCTCGTCGGCCTCGATCACGCGAGTACTGAAATACTCGGTCGACCTCTACAAGGGGCTGGAAGCCGAAACCGGTCTTGCCACCGGCTGGAAGATGACGGGGTGCCTCAGGCTCGCCACCAATGCCGACCGCTGGACCGAATACAAACGGCTGGCGACCACGGCGAAAAGCTTCGGCATGGACATGCAGCTGCTGTCTCCGGCGGAGGTCAAGGCGATGTGGCCCTTGATGGAGACCGGCGATCTCGTCGGCGCCTCCTGGCTGCCGACCGACGGCCAGGCGAGCCCTTCCGACATCACGCAGTCGCTGGCCAAGGGCGCGCGCATGCACGGCGCCAATCTCTACGAGGACGTGCGCGTCACGGGTTTCGAGATGAAGGGCGACCGCATCACGGCGGTGAAGACCAATCAAGGCGACATCGCTTGCGACAAGGTCGTGAACTGCGCCGGGCAATGGGCGCGGCAGGTCGGCGCGATGGCCGGCATCAACGTGCCGCTGCAGCCGGTCAAGCACCAGTATATCATCACCGAGAAAATCGCGGGGCTGGGAACCGACGCGCCGACGCTGCGCGACCCCGATCGGCGCACCTATTTCAAGGAGGAGGTCGGCGGGCTGGTGATGGGCGGCTATGAGCCGAACCCGCAAGCCTGGACGACCAATCTTCCCGGGGGCGACGTGCCCAATGATTGGGAGTTCCGGCTGTTCGACGACGACTACGATCATTTCGAGCAGCACATGGCGCAGGCGATCGCGCGGGTGCCGGCGCTGGAGACGGTCGGTGTCAAGCAGATGATCAACGGATCGGAAAGCTTCACGCCGGACGGCAATTTCATCCTCGGTGTGGCGCCCGAATGCCCCAACATGTTCGTCGGCGCTGGCTTCAACGCCTTCGGCATCGCCTCGGGCGGCGGGGCCGGCTGGGTGCTGGCGCAATGGGTGGTCGACGGCGAGGCGCCACTCGACCTTTGGGTGGTCGACATCAGGCGTTTTTCCAACCTGCACCGCGACCGGCAATGGGTGAGCGAACGTACGCTGGAAGCCTATGGCAAGCATTACGCGATCGGCTTCCCGCACGAGGAACACACCAGCGGCCGGCCGCGCATCGTCTCCCCGCTCTACGACAGACTGAAAGCACATCGCGCCGTGTTCGGCTCCAAGCTCGGCTGGGAACGGCCGAACTGGTTCGCGCCGGAGGGCGTCGAGCCGAAGGACATCTATTCGATGGGCCGGCAGAACTGGTTCGCCGCCGTCGGCGACGAACATCGGCACGTGCGCGAGCATGTCGGTATCTTCGACCAGTCGTCCTTCGCCAAGTACGAGCTGAGCGGGCCCGACGCGGCGAGAGCCTTGGACTGGATCTGCGCCAACGATG is a window from the Mesorhizobium australicum WSM2073 genome containing:
- a CDS encoding GcvT family protein, which translates into the protein MTLPSQAEIVVIGGGIIGCSTAYHLARDHKADVVLLEQGKLTSGSTWHAAGLVGQLRSSASITRVLKYSVDLYKGLEAETGLATGWKMTGCLRLATNADRWTEYKRLATTAKSFGMDMQLLSPAEVKAMWPLMETGDLVGASWLPTDGQASPSDITQSLAKGARMHGANLYEDVRVTGFEMKGDRITAVKTNQGDIACDKVVNCAGQWARQVGAMAGINVPLQPVKHQYIITEKIAGLGTDAPTLRDPDRRTYFKEEVGGLVMGGYEPNPQAWTTNLPGGDVPNDWEFRLFDDDYDHFEQHMAQAIARVPALETVGVKQMINGSESFTPDGNFILGVAPECPNMFVGAGFNAFGIASGGGAGWVLAQWVVDGEAPLDLWVVDIRRFSNLHRDRQWVSERTLEAYGKHYAIGFPHEEHTSGRPRIVSPLYDRLKAHRAVFGSKLGWERPNWFAPEGVEPKDIYSMGRQNWFAAVGDEHRHVREHVGIFDQSSFAKYELSGPDAARALDWICANDVGKPVGRLTYTQLLNSRGGIEADLTVSRLAEEKFYIVTGTGFRTHDASWISDHIGHGLDAQLADVTEDFGTLSLMGPRARDVLSAVTDADVSNAGFPFGHVREITIAGHTVRALRVTYVGELGWELHVPIAATGEVFDALMAAGGKHEIRPVGYRALESLRLEKGYRAWGFDITPNDTPLEAGLGWAVKLRKNTDFVGRRALEKIGGASLKKRFAGFTVDDPEIVLVGRETILRDGQPVGYLTSGGYGYTVGKNIGYGYVRNADGASDDLLASGSYELVVAMERTPAQIHLEPLYDPAMERVKA
- a CDS encoding phosphotransferase family protein — translated: MIAEDRIHALPCWTGAIEIAPLPGGLSNANYVVTDAAGKHVVRFGQDYPFHHVFREREVMTARAAHAAGFAPAVRYAEPGIMVTAFLGARTYLAEDVRANLGRVATLMRGFHREMPNHISGAGFMFWVFHVIRDYARTLDEGNSRKRGDLPRFLVLADELERAQKLLPIVFGHNDLLPANILDDGGRLWLIDFEYAGFNTAMFDLAGVASNAGMSDEESFAFLTAYFMKEPDEAIRRSHAAMQCASLLREAMWSMVSELYLDAPGIDYVAYTEENLARLDAALENYRIKYGILKS